A portion of the Bacteroides faecium genome contains these proteins:
- a CDS encoding DUF1735 and LamG domain-containing protein, translating to MKMKLLIIAAIVALFTGCKNEEDFRDVIYFTGTETTPTTKYSIDGPSDIGISISASCKVKNDVTAQVQVRPELVESYNKEYAKNYKPLPKGCYQLSATSLVLAEGKYVSNPLRLSITSVEDFEEGVTYCLPISIVSVEGGLPVLESSRTVYAVINQTIITYATDFGGSGYFAVPFSDDESLQSVPQVTMEARVYVKEFKGSNPFISSIMGIEENFLLRFGDVNIDKNQIQLAGGKFPVTGTLQFETNKWYHVAVTYDGAQIKLYINGELNATTDAPRGPIDLAASKGFYVGYSAGGRQLKGAVSEVRVWTKALSEADIANNICYVDPTSDGLLAYWRCNEGTGKAIKDWSGNGWDVTVTGSVSWTEGVRCPDN from the coding sequence ATGAAAATGAAATTATTGATTATAGCAGCTATTGTCGCTTTGTTTACAGGTTGCAAGAATGAAGAAGATTTTCGAGATGTGATATATTTTACGGGAACCGAAACAACTCCTACGACTAAATATTCGATAGATGGTCCGTCGGATATTGGTATTAGCATTTCAGCTTCTTGTAAAGTGAAGAATGATGTGACGGCTCAAGTGCAAGTGAGGCCGGAACTAGTTGAGTCTTATAATAAGGAGTACGCCAAAAATTATAAGCCTCTACCCAAAGGGTGTTATCAATTATCTGCTACATCATTAGTGCTTGCAGAAGGTAAGTATGTTTCCAACCCATTGCGTCTGTCCATTACTTCTGTGGAGGATTTTGAAGAAGGTGTGACTTATTGTCTACCGATTTCTATTGTAAGCGTAGAAGGCGGGTTGCCGGTATTGGAAAGCTCAAGAACTGTATATGCTGTTATTAATCAGACTATCATTACTTATGCTACCGATTTTGGTGGAAGTGGATATTTTGCTGTACCATTTTCAGATGACGAGAGTCTGCAATCTGTACCTCAGGTTACTATGGAAGCCCGAGTCTATGTGAAAGAATTTAAGGGGAGTAATCCGTTTATTAGTTCTATTATGGGTATTGAAGAGAATTTCCTTTTGAGATTTGGTGATGTGAATATTGATAAGAACCAGATTCAGTTGGCAGGTGGAAAATTCCCTGTTACAGGTACTTTACAATTCGAAACGAATAAATGGTATCACGTGGCTGTAACCTATGATGGGGCACAGATCAAATTATATATCAATGGAGAGTTGAATGCTACGACTGATGCTCCTCGTGGTCCGATAGATTTGGCTGCTTCCAAGGGATTTTATGTTGGATACTCTGCAGGCGGTCGCCAATTGAAGGGTGCCGTCAGTGAGGTGCGTGTATGGACAAAAGCTCTAAGTGAGGCTGATATTGCTAATAATATCTGCTATGTAGATCCTACATCCGACGGTCTTCTCGCTTATTGGAGATGTAATGAGGGCACCGGAAAAGCAATAAAAGACTGGTCGGGCAATGGTTGGGACGTAACTGTTACCGGAAGCGTGTCGTGGACGGAAGGAGTACGTTGTCCTGATAATTAA
- a CDS encoding glycoside hydrolase family 18 codes for MKKLLKNIAVALFAVVCFTACDTDIEPLQLQKPEIKTEEYYANLRAYKKSEHQLAFGWFGGWTAKGAALSKYLTSVPDSVDLISIWGAWSNLNPEQIADLRYVQEVKGTKVMFTVFAHEIPEPFDVTKEGIEAYASALCDSVSKYGYDGLDLDYEPGFGGKGPLVSWEGHMDNMEIFVRKLSERLGPASGTGKLLAIDGVPYHLNLGLAELFDYGIVQAYYCHSYTDLQDRFDNADKNGWKPKQYIFTEDFEKSWRTGGETDYKDEEGNVMASLIGMARFHPTQGKKGGCGSYHMEYEYNHTDEEYKFLRQAIQIMNPAAH; via the coding sequence ATGAAAAAACTGTTGAAAAATATAGCTGTGGCTTTATTTGCTGTAGTATGCTTTACTGCTTGCGATACGGATATTGAACCACTACAACTTCAGAAGCCTGAGATAAAAACTGAAGAATATTATGCTAATTTGAGAGCTTATAAGAAGAGTGAACACCAACTGGCATTTGGCTGGTTTGGTGGTTGGACTGCTAAAGGAGCCGCTCTATCGAAATACTTGACTTCGGTACCGGATAGTGTCGACTTAATATCTATTTGGGGAGCTTGGTCTAACTTGAACCCCGAGCAGATTGCCGATTTAAGATATGTACAGGAAGTAAAAGGAACTAAAGTGATGTTTACCGTATTTGCTCATGAGATTCCCGAACCATTTGATGTTACAAAAGAAGGAATAGAGGCTTATGCCTCTGCCCTTTGTGATTCTGTTTCCAAGTATGGATATGATGGATTGGATTTGGACTATGAACCGGGATTTGGTGGAAAAGGTCCGTTGGTATCATGGGAGGGGCATATGGATAATATGGAAATTTTTGTAAGAAAGCTTAGTGAACGCTTAGGCCCGGCTTCCGGGACGGGTAAACTGCTGGCTATTGACGGAGTACCTTATCATCTGAATTTAGGTTTGGCGGAATTATTTGACTACGGCATTGTACAGGCATACTATTGCCATTCTTATACGGATTTGCAGGACAGATTTGACAATGCGGACAAGAATGGTTGGAAGCCGAAACAATATATTTTCACCGAAGACTTTGAGAAGAGCTGGAGAACCGGCGGTGAAACGGATTATAAAGATGAGGAGGGGAATGTTATGGCTTCACTGATCGGAATGGCACGTTTCCATCCTACTCAAGGGAAGAAAGGAGGATGTGGCTCTTATCATATGGAGTATGAGTATAATCATACGGACGAGGAATATAAGTTTCTCCGTCAGGCTATTCAGATTATGAATCCTGCGGCTCATTAA
- a CDS encoding FecR family protein encodes MKDYIQRIISAFTASRHNEILTKEVHQWLVDEKHADEKDAALHTLWEETEGKINTDTWNSLSEVYDKVGVNEQKKTRGFRIRVWQYTAAAVVIFAISISGTFFLTKNKYSEAAMVENFTSAGNMNVIELPDGSKVQTNSGTLLLYPEIFKGDTRTVYLIGEANFRVMKNPDKPFIVKSGIVSVTALGTEFNVAAYPETNEIIATLLTGKIKVDCNGGKNSYILNPGEQIVYQNTTSQSYLANANMEDVTAWQKGLFVFRGKTMKEILFTLERRFNVTFQCNISSFSNDKYNFSFRQNASIEEIMNVMGEIVGGFNYKIEGNVCYIKNKK; translated from the coding sequence ATGAAGGATTATATTCAAAGAATTATTAGTGCATTTACAGCTTCCCGGCACAATGAGATACTGACCAAAGAAGTTCATCAATGGTTAGTGGATGAGAAGCATGCGGATGAAAAAGATGCTGCACTGCATACGTTATGGGAGGAAACAGAGGGAAAAATCAACACAGACACATGGAACTCCCTTTCTGAAGTATATGATAAAGTAGGTGTAAACGAACAAAAGAAAACGCGAGGGTTCCGAATACGGGTATGGCAATATACGGCTGCCGCGGTTGTGATTTTCGCAATCTCGATTTCCGGGACGTTCTTCTTGACAAAGAATAAATATTCGGAAGCAGCCATGGTAGAGAACTTTACTTCTGCCGGCAATATGAATGTAATTGAACTGCCCGATGGGAGTAAAGTACAGACAAACTCGGGGACTTTACTGCTCTACCCGGAAATATTCAAAGGAGATACACGTACCGTATATCTGATAGGGGAAGCAAATTTCCGGGTGATGAAGAATCCTGATAAACCCTTTATCGTGAAGTCGGGTATAGTATCTGTCACAGCTTTAGGTACAGAATTTAATGTGGCAGCATACCCGGAGACTAATGAGATAATAGCAACATTGCTGACTGGTAAAATAAAAGTAGACTGTAATGGGGGGAAGAATAGCTATATATTGAACCCCGGAGAACAGATTGTTTATCAGAATACTACATCCCAAAGCTATCTTGCCAATGCGAATATGGAGGATGTGACTGCCTGGCAGAAAGGATTGTTTGTATTTAGAGGAAAAACAATGAAAGAGATTCTGTTTACTTTAGAACGACGGTTTAATGTTACTTTCCAATGTAATATAAGTAGTTTCAGTAATGATAAATATAACTTCAGTTTCCGACAGAATGCCAGCATCGAAGAAATAATGAATGTTATGGGAGAGATAGTGGGAGGATTTAACTATAAAATAGAAGGAAATGTATGCTATATAAAAAATAAGAAATAA
- a CDS encoding RNA polymerase sigma-70 factor, which translates to MKISFSKQAKELTFKQLYEEYYAPFCLYAKRFVDDKDIRQDIVSDVFTSLWDKLDTDSFDLQSDTALGYIKMCVKNSCLNFLKHQEYEWSYAENIQKKAPIYESEPDSVYTLDELYRMLYETLTKLPENYRNVFMKSFFEGKTHVEIAEEMNLSVKSINRYKQKTMELLREELKDYLPLLLLLFSYPE; encoded by the coding sequence ATGAAAATATCTTTTTCAAAACAGGCCAAAGAACTGACTTTCAAGCAACTTTATGAGGAATACTACGCCCCATTCTGCCTGTATGCTAAAAGGTTTGTTGACGATAAAGACATACGTCAGGATATTGTTTCGGACGTGTTCACTTCATTATGGGACAAGTTGGATACCGATTCTTTTGACTTACAGTCGGACACAGCATTAGGATATATCAAAATGTGTGTGAAAAATAGCTGTCTGAACTTTCTGAAACATCAGGAATATGAATGGAGTTATGCTGAAAATATACAAAAGAAGGCTCCTATTTATGAATCAGAGCCGGATAGCGTATATACACTCGATGAATTGTACAGGATGCTATACGAAACATTGACCAAACTTCCCGAGAATTATCGCAATGTGTTTATGAAAAGCTTCTTTGAAGGAAAAACTCATGTGGAGATTGCGGAAGAAATGAATCTTAGCGTAAAATCTATCAATCGGTACAAACAAAAGACTATGGAACTTTTGCGAGAAGAACTTAAAGATTATTTGCCACTACTTCTCTTACTATTTTCTTATCCGGAATAG
- a CDS encoding RagB/SusD family nutrient uptake outer membrane protein yields MKNRLNWKYAIGALCFLSMMYSCTSNFDEYNTNQYEATDEMLAGLIKIGAFFPTMQADVVPTSDVDANEFQRAQNLAGDIHSGYMAAIGTWNYGNNASQYNLAYDRWNDVAFSVAFRKVMPAWKEVKDKSREEYPEVFAVAEIIKVEAMHRITDIYGPLPYLKFGHGEITTPYDSQEVIYKSFFDDLDKAITTLKNYVANYPSSKPLKKYDMIYGGDFAKWITFANSLKLRLAMRLVYVEPKLAQQYAEEAVKSGVMQTNAENAFLKSNLGISVFNPLKICWDSYSDIRMGALMESFLVGYNDTRLPMYFQESALGGYHGARLGNSIYNKTAYEKLSSPNVMENTPVQWMVAAEMYFLRAEGAIRGWAMNGDAKKLYEDGIRTSFEQWKASLGSYLTNSTAKPAAFVAKAGSGSVSASNSLLPTITVPWVENDDFEVKLERILTQKWLAIYPDGQEAWTEFRRTGYPKVFPVLTNRNSSVIDTELQVRRLPFPQSEYDTNEEEVSKAIQLLGGNDNGGTKLWWDKKVRK; encoded by the coding sequence ATGAAAAATAGATTAAATTGGAAATATGCGATTGGTGCATTGTGTTTTTTGTCTATGATGTACTCATGTACCAGCAATTTTGATGAATATAATACAAATCAGTATGAGGCCACTGACGAGATGTTGGCCGGACTGATTAAGATCGGAGCTTTCTTTCCAACTATGCAGGCTGATGTGGTGCCTACCAGTGATGTAGATGCCAATGAATTTCAGCGTGCACAGAATTTGGCGGGAGATATCCATTCCGGATATATGGCAGCTATTGGTACTTGGAATTACGGGAATAATGCATCGCAGTATAATCTGGCGTATGACCGTTGGAATGATGTGGCTTTTTCTGTAGCTTTCAGGAAGGTGATGCCGGCATGGAAAGAAGTGAAGGACAAAAGCCGTGAAGAATATCCCGAGGTTTTTGCAGTTGCAGAAATCATAAAAGTTGAAGCTATGCATCGCATTACAGATATTTACGGTCCTTTGCCATATTTGAAATTCGGACATGGAGAGATTACCACTCCTTATGATTCTCAGGAAGTGATTTATAAATCTTTCTTCGACGATTTGGACAAGGCGATAACTACGTTGAAGAATTACGTGGCGAATTATCCTTCTTCAAAACCACTGAAAAAATATGACATGATTTATGGCGGTGATTTTGCTAAATGGATTACGTTTGCCAATTCTTTGAAATTGCGTTTGGCTATGCGTTTGGTGTATGTGGAACCGAAGCTGGCCCAGCAATATGCTGAAGAAGCTGTGAAATCGGGAGTTATGCAGACAAATGCAGAAAATGCTTTTTTAAAGTCCAATTTGGGGATTTCTGTATTTAACCCGTTGAAAATATGTTGGGATAGTTATAGCGATATACGAATGGGAGCACTCATGGAGAGTTTCCTGGTCGGATATAATGATACCCGTCTGCCTATGTATTTTCAGGAATCGGCATTAGGCGGTTATCATGGGGCAAGATTGGGAAATAGCATCTATAACAAAACTGCTTACGAAAAACTATCTTCTCCCAATGTGATGGAAAATACTCCGGTACAATGGATGGTTGCGGCAGAGATGTATTTCCTTCGTGCTGAAGGCGCTATCAGAGGTTGGGCGATGAACGGCGACGCAAAAAAACTGTATGAAGATGGTATACGTACTTCTTTCGAACAGTGGAAGGCCTCATTGGGTAGTTATCTGACGAATAGTACGGCTAAGCCGGCAGCCTTCGTTGCAAAAGCCGGTTCGGGCTCTGTCTCGGCTAGCAATTCATTATTGCCTACCATCACGGTTCCTTGGGTCGAGAATGATGATTTTGAAGTAAAGTTGGAGCGGATTCTGACGCAAAAGTGGTTGGCTATATATCCTGACGGACAGGAAGCATGGACTGAATTTCGCCGTACAGGATACCCCAAAGTTTTTCCGGTACTTACAAATAGAAATAGTAGCGTGATTGATACTGAATTACAGGTTCGCCGCTTGCCTTTCCCTCAATCAGAATATGATACGAATGAAGAAGAAGTAAGTAAAGCCATCCAACTTCTTGGAGGAAATGATAATGGTGGAACCAAATTATGGTGGGATAAGAAAGTAAGAAAATGA
- a CDS encoding TonB-dependent receptor, giving the protein MRISLVLLFAVILQLSAENSYAQRTRIAISMSNATIEQVLNKIEEMSEYVFLYNDKTIQTDRVVSVSNKSGKILDILSEIFQGTNIAYTVVDKQIILSTNKIQVVQQNPLIQIKGVVKDTKGEPLIGVNIKVKGSTVGAITDMDGQFTLQAERNAVLEVSYIGYTQQELKVTDNPNLAIVMVEDNQVLSEVVVTALGIKRETKSLTYNVQEMKAADLTSVKDANFINSLAGKVAGVTINQNASGIGGSARVVMRGTKSLFGGNNALYVVDGIPLADMRSNQEANFYESPDGGDSDGISGINPDDIESMSVLTGAAAAALYGTQGANGVILVTTKKGEEGKLRVSYSNDTQFMSPFVMPEFQNTYGSPEETFSSWGAKMNTPSSWEPKDFFQTGFSETNSLSLSAGNSRNQTYFSAASTNARGIIPHNTYNRYNFTLRNTTELIKDKLTLDMSASYIMTNNNNMLSQGQYHNPLVPLYLFPRGDDMNKYKVFERYNPELYYDTQFWPYKEQGLGMQNPYWITNRENFANKKSRYTFTASANYKVTEWLNIVGRLRVDNSNDTYTRKISASSSTLFASEFGNYMNMKTEYKNTYGDVMAQINKRWKDWGINANVGGSFTDQTNEVIGYEGHLLTVPNLFSYSNIDRNGAQTKPIQSGYHDNSQAVFATFQLAYKSWAFLDLTGRNDWYSSLAFTKNKNKGFFYYSAGLSTVITEMADLSKAGISFLKLRASYSEVGNAPVRYVTSATYELDGGKLQTLPNIPATFLKPERTKAFELGANIRMFHDLLNLDVTYYNTNTYNQFFTFTMPPSSGYNQYYVNAGKVNNWGIEASLGVKTKLGPVNWRSNLTFTMNRNEIKELLPKDMRNPVTGALMNVKEIEPFSPQGSYKMILKEGGTMNDIYVTGLAIDHQGNVKVNPQTGAISTDPLTWIKAGSNAPRFNWGWNNSFSYAGFNLGFLIDARIGGVGVSATQALMDRFGTSTTTAIARDNGGVMVNGHMMTAKDYYSVVGSGSTGALAHYTYSMTNVRLRELSLGYTFPTEWFNNAINNLTVSLIGKNLFMFHNKAPFDPEITASTGTYYQGFDYFMQPSLRSIGFSVKFQY; this is encoded by the coding sequence ATGAGGATCAGTCTGGTACTACTTTTTGCTGTGATTTTACAGCTTTCAGCTGAGAATAGCTATGCCCAGCGAACACGAATAGCTATTTCTATGTCCAATGCTACAATAGAGCAAGTGTTGAATAAAATAGAGGAAATGTCGGAGTACGTATTCCTTTATAATGATAAGACGATTCAAACGGATCGTGTCGTTTCTGTAAGTAATAAGTCAGGAAAAATATTGGATATTCTTAGTGAAATTTTCCAAGGGACGAATATTGCTTACACCGTGGTGGATAAACAGATTATCCTTTCTACAAATAAAATACAGGTTGTTCAGCAGAACCCGTTGATTCAGATAAAAGGTGTAGTGAAGGATACGAAAGGAGAACCTTTGATTGGTGTAAATATCAAGGTGAAAGGTTCGACAGTCGGCGCTATTACAGATATGGATGGGCAGTTTACACTTCAGGCAGAGAGAAATGCAGTGCTGGAGGTTTCCTATATCGGGTATACACAGCAGGAGTTGAAGGTCACGGATAATCCGAATTTAGCTATCGTGATGGTAGAAGACAATCAAGTGCTTAGTGAAGTCGTAGTGACTGCGCTGGGTATTAAACGTGAGACGAAATCTTTGACTTATAATGTGCAGGAAATGAAAGCTGCAGATTTGACGAGTGTAAAAGATGCTAACTTTATTAATAGTCTGGCCGGGAAAGTGGCAGGTGTCACGATTAATCAGAACGCTTCGGGTATAGGCGGGTCGGCACGTGTTGTTATGCGTGGTACCAAGTCTCTTTTTGGAGGAAACAACGCTTTGTATGTAGTGGATGGTATTCCTTTGGCTGATATGCGTAGCAATCAGGAAGCTAATTTCTATGAATCACCCGATGGCGGCGATAGTGATGGAATCTCCGGCATCAATCCGGATGATATTGAATCCATGTCTGTACTGACCGGTGCGGCGGCTGCGGCACTGTATGGAACACAAGGGGCAAACGGTGTGATACTGGTCACTACAAAGAAAGGAGAAGAAGGTAAACTACGGGTGAGTTATTCCAATGACACACAGTTTATGTCTCCATTTGTGATGCCTGAATTTCAAAACACATATGGTTCTCCTGAAGAAACATTCTCTAGTTGGGGGGCGAAAATGAATACTCCCTCATCATGGGAACCAAAAGATTTTTTTCAAACCGGTTTCAGTGAGACTAACTCTTTGAGCTTGTCGGCAGGAAATAGTCGCAATCAAACTTACTTTTCGGCTGCTTCTACCAATGCACGGGGTATCATTCCGCATAATACCTATAATCGTTACAACTTTACGTTGCGTAATACAACTGAGCTGATTAAAGATAAACTAACTCTGGATATGAGCGCATCATATATTATGACTAACAATAATAATATGCTGTCACAGGGGCAATATCATAATCCGCTGGTTCCATTGTATTTATTTCCGCGTGGAGACGATATGAATAAGTATAAGGTCTTTGAGCGTTATAATCCTGAGCTGTATTACGACACTCAGTTCTGGCCTTACAAAGAGCAAGGGCTGGGCATGCAAAATCCGTATTGGATAACTAATCGGGAAAACTTTGCTAATAAGAAATCACGCTACACATTTACGGCTTCTGCTAATTATAAAGTGACGGAGTGGTTGAACATTGTAGGACGTCTGCGCGTGGATAATAGCAATGATACTTATACTCGTAAAATATCAGCTTCTTCAAGCACATTGTTTGCTTCTGAGTTTGGTAACTACATGAATATGAAGACTGAATATAAAAATACGTATGGTGATGTGATGGCTCAAATCAATAAACGTTGGAAGGACTGGGGAATAAACGCTAATGTCGGCGGAAGTTTCACAGATCAGACCAATGAAGTGATTGGATACGAAGGGCATCTTTTGACTGTTCCCAATTTATTCTCTTATTCTAATATAGATCGTAACGGTGCTCAAACCAAACCGATTCAGAGTGGTTATCATGATAATTCACAGGCGGTATTTGCGACATTCCAATTAGCATATAAGAGTTGGGCATTTCTGGACTTGACCGGGCGTAATGACTGGTACTCTTCTCTCGCTTTTACAAAGAATAAGAATAAAGGTTTCTTTTATTATTCTGCGGGTTTGTCAACGGTGATTACAGAAATGGCGGATTTGTCAAAAGCAGGAATTTCATTCTTGAAATTGAGAGCTTCATACAGTGAAGTCGGCAATGCACCTGTACGATATGTAACTTCCGCAACTTATGAGTTGGATGGAGGTAAATTGCAGACATTGCCTAATATCCCGGCTACTTTCCTGAAGCCGGAACGTACGAAAGCTTTTGAACTTGGAGCCAATATACGGATGTTCCATGACCTTCTGAATCTGGATGTGACCTATTATAACACCAATACTTATAATCAGTTCTTTACATTCACAATGCCGCCGAGCAGCGGATACAACCAATACTATGTGAATGCCGGTAAAGTAAATAACTGGGGTATTGAAGCCAGTTTAGGTGTGAAAACCAAATTAGGGCCAGTGAATTGGCGCTCTAATCTCACATTTACGATGAACCGTAATGAGATCAAAGAACTATTGCCGAAAGATATGAGAAATCCGGTCACAGGAGCGTTGATGAATGTGAAAGAAATAGAGCCGTTCAGTCCCCAGGGTAGTTATAAAATGATACTGAAAGAAGGAGGAACGATGAACGATATTTATGTGACAGGATTGGCTATAGACCATCAGGGTAACGTAAAAGTAAATCCGCAGACCGGAGCAATCAGTACGGATCCGTTAACTTGGATTAAAGCAGGTAGCAATGCCCCCCGTTTCAATTGGGGATGGAATAATAGCTTTAGCTATGCAGGTTTCAACTTAGGTTTCTTGATTGACGCCCGCATCGGTGGAGTTGGAGTTTCGGCCACTCAGGCATTGATGGATCGTTTCGGAACATCGACGACTACTGCCATTGCAAGGGATAACGGCGGTGTGATGGTGAACGGCCATATGATGACAGCGAAAGATTACTATTCAGTAGTCGGTTCAGGTTCTACAGGAGCTTTGGCACATTATACATACAGTATGACGAATGTCCGGTTGAGAGAACTCTCTCTGGGCTATACTTTCCCTACCGAATGGTTCAATAACGCGATAAATAATCTGACTGTTTCGTTGATTGGAAAGAATTTGTTCATGTTCCATAATAAGGCCCCGTTCGACCCGGAAATTACTGCTTCTACGGGAACTTATTATCAAGGCTTTGACTACTTTATGCAACCGAGTTTGAGAAGCATAGGATTTAGTGTGAAATTTCAATATTGA
- a CDS encoding FecR family protein, producing MENMNPESLLRRAQMLGDDIKEMESIDVLGAYRQAQAKIIEDRRKKMYNQLMRYAAFLTIPLLLSSLILGYLYWGGEETGEKYAEVMAARGSIIRYELPDHSVVWLNSGSTLRYPTVFKKDNRNVELKGEAYFEVEADHERPFYVNTPGGLSVYVYGTKFNVNAYEDDSYVETVLEKGKVNVISPDGKTIAQLVPGEQLRYNKLERELSKNKVDVYEKVAWKDGKLIFRNTELGEIFERLERHFNVDIQFNNISGKEYKYRATFRNETLPQILDYLAKSAALKWRTEEAVQQEDDTFTKKKIIVDLY from the coding sequence ATGGAAAATATGAATCCGGAATCATTGCTCCGTAGAGCGCAAATGTTGGGAGATGATATTAAAGAAATGGAGTCCATTGATGTATTGGGTGCCTATCGTCAGGCACAAGCTAAAATAATAGAGGATAGGAGAAAGAAAATGTATAATCAGTTAATGCGTTATGCTGCTTTTTTAACTATACCATTGTTGTTATCATCTTTAATACTGGGATATTTGTATTGGGGTGGAGAGGAAACAGGAGAAAAGTATGCCGAAGTAATGGCTGCCAGAGGTTCGATTATTCGTTATGAGCTCCCTGACCATTCGGTTGTTTGGCTGAATTCTGGAAGTACGTTGCGCTATCCTACAGTTTTCAAAAAAGATAATCGAAATGTGGAGTTGAAAGGAGAAGCATATTTTGAAGTTGAAGCAGACCATGAACGTCCTTTTTATGTAAATACTCCGGGTGGTTTAAGTGTTTATGTTTATGGAACAAAATTTAATGTAAATGCTTATGAAGATGATAGTTATGTTGAAACTGTATTGGAGAAAGGTAAAGTGAATGTCATTTCTCCTGATGGAAAAACAATAGCTCAGTTAGTGCCGGGAGAACAATTGCGCTATAATAAACTGGAACGAGAACTATCGAAAAACAAGGTCGACGTATATGAAAAGGTGGCATGGAAAGATGGAAAGTTGATATTCCGTAATACAGAATTAGGCGAAATCTTTGAACGTTTGGAACGACATTTTAATGTAGATATTCAGTTCAATAATATATCGGGAAAAGAATATAAATATCGTGCAACTTTCAGAAATGAAACCTTGCCTCAAATATTGGATTACCTTGCTAAATCCGCTGCTTTGAAATGGAGAACAGAAGAAGCAGTGCAGCAAGAAGATGATACGTTTACAAAGAAAAAAATAATAGTAGATTTATATTAG
- a CDS encoding RNA polymerase sigma-70 factor: MNYLDEQERKKKFERFFIVTFPKVKAFAWKILKSEDDAEDIAQDVFVKLWDNPEIWEKQDTWNSYIYTMVRNHIYNFIKHKSVEFNYQEQLAQEDSPSFETDIHDELYAKEIELLLKLALDSMPEQRKKVFIMSRKEGLSNQEIADNLQLSVRTVERHIYLALQELKKVILIAFFLYFG; encoded by the coding sequence ATGAACTACCTGGACGAACAAGAAAGAAAAAAGAAATTCGAACGATTTTTTATTGTTACTTTCCCGAAAGTCAAGGCTTTTGCGTGGAAGATTCTAAAATCGGAAGATGATGCGGAAGACATCGCGCAGGATGTGTTTGTCAAATTATGGGATAATCCGGAGATTTGGGAAAAACAAGATACATGGAATAGTTATATTTATACGATGGTGCGTAATCACATCTATAATTTCATAAAACATAAATCTGTCGAGTTCAACTATCAGGAGCAATTGGCACAGGAAGATTCTCCATCTTTCGAGACAGATATTCATGACGAACTGTACGCAAAAGAAATCGAACTATTATTAAAATTGGCATTGGACAGCATGCCGGAACAGCGAAAAAAAGTTTTTATTATGAGTCGGAAGGAAGGACTGAGTAATCAGGAAATAGCTGATAATCTGCAACTTTCAGTCCGTACAGTGGAGCGCCATATCTATTTGGCACTGCAAGAACTAAAAAAAGTCATATTAATTGCATTTTTTTTGTATTTCGGTTGA